A part of Actinoallomurus bryophytorum genomic DNA contains:
- a CDS encoding HAD-IB family hydrolase, with protein sequence MTPDRPEFRRLDSSHLLLTGATGFLGQATLEKLLSSYPGVRVSVLIRPRPGQPAQRRFDGLLRKPVFRRLREKIGEEELRRIAAERVNVIEGDLGEVTLPGDLDVVIHGASTVSFDPPIDEAFRTNVSGVVTLYEALHKAGADPHVVHVSTAYVAGVRKGVVPEDRLDHTVDWRTELSGALAARTDVERDSRRPEVLRKSMSRAQGEHRKAGPQSVVSAAEEARQEWVTDRLVDYGRARAQSLGWPDVYTFTKALGERAAEEMWGERRLSIVRPAIVESSLRHPYPGWIDGYKMADPLIIAYGRGVLPEFPGLPDSVVDIIPVDLVVNATLAVAAAPPEVGTTGYFHVGSGSRNPLPFRSLYENVRAYFQRHPMPAGERGHVQVPVWRFPGARQVEMMLSGSERATSMAERALLRLPASAKTRDWMTAVHRQQSNLDFLRRYSDLYQAYTAAEVIYDDSRTNALHRLIPADLAEEDGFDPSDIDWAHYLQEVHSPSVTELMRGFSRSRGGSRRTVTPSLPERTDVAAVFDLEGTIVASNLIESYLWARMSSLPRSQWSGELADLARSLPKYLRAERRDRGDFVRAFLRRYEGAGMDELRDLVDDVLGDALLQRVMPEAVRRIRAHRAAGHKTILITGTVDVFVRPLAGLFDEVVASRMHTRDGVLTGYLDSPPLVDEARAAWLRRHASDTGIDLEGSYAYADSYSDRPLLEAVGTPAAVNPDPSLYRHAKRKHWRIYEWGTHTRGRGDVLIDTIGTLKNGAVSAR encoded by the coding sequence ATGACGCCAGACCGACCTGAGTTCCGTCGTCTCGACAGCTCACACCTTCTGCTGACCGGCGCCACCGGCTTCCTCGGGCAGGCGACGCTCGAGAAGCTCCTGTCCTCCTATCCGGGAGTGCGGGTCTCGGTGCTGATCCGGCCGAGGCCGGGCCAGCCCGCACAGCGCCGCTTCGACGGCCTGCTCCGCAAGCCCGTCTTCCGCCGGCTGCGCGAGAAGATCGGCGAGGAGGAGCTGCGCCGCATCGCGGCCGAGCGCGTCAATGTCATCGAGGGCGACCTGGGCGAGGTCACCTTGCCGGGCGACCTCGACGTGGTGATCCACGGCGCGTCCACGGTCTCCTTCGACCCGCCCATCGACGAGGCGTTCCGCACCAACGTCTCCGGCGTCGTGACCCTGTACGAGGCCCTGCACAAGGCAGGCGCCGACCCGCACGTCGTGCACGTGTCCACGGCCTACGTCGCCGGGGTGCGCAAGGGCGTCGTGCCGGAGGACCGCCTCGACCACACCGTCGACTGGCGCACCGAGCTGTCCGGCGCGCTGGCCGCCCGCACCGACGTCGAGCGCGACTCGCGCCGGCCCGAGGTGCTGCGCAAGTCGATGTCGCGCGCCCAGGGCGAGCACCGCAAGGCGGGCCCCCAGTCGGTCGTCTCGGCCGCCGAGGAGGCCCGGCAGGAATGGGTGACCGACCGCCTCGTCGACTACGGCCGCGCACGCGCGCAGAGCCTCGGCTGGCCGGACGTCTACACCTTCACCAAGGCGCTGGGCGAGCGTGCGGCCGAGGAGATGTGGGGCGAACGCCGGCTGTCCATCGTCCGGCCGGCCATCGTCGAGAGCTCGCTGCGCCACCCGTACCCGGGCTGGATCGACGGCTACAAGATGGCCGACCCGCTGATCATCGCGTACGGGCGCGGCGTCCTGCCGGAGTTCCCGGGCCTGCCCGACAGCGTGGTCGACATCATCCCGGTCGACCTGGTCGTCAACGCGACCCTCGCGGTCGCCGCAGCCCCGCCCGAGGTGGGCACCACCGGTTACTTCCACGTCGGCTCCGGCTCGCGCAACCCGCTGCCCTTCCGCAGCCTGTACGAGAACGTCCGCGCCTACTTCCAGCGGCACCCGATGCCGGCCGGCGAGCGCGGCCACGTCCAGGTGCCGGTGTGGCGGTTCCCCGGCGCCCGCCAGGTCGAGATGATGCTGAGCGGCAGCGAGCGCGCCACCTCGATGGCCGAGCGTGCGCTGCTGCGGCTGCCCGCCTCGGCCAAGACCCGCGACTGGATGACGGCGGTGCACCGGCAGCAGTCCAACCTGGACTTCCTGCGCCGCTACTCCGATCTCTACCAGGCCTACACCGCGGCCGAGGTCATCTACGACGACAGCCGCACCAACGCGCTGCACCGCCTGATCCCGGCCGACCTGGCCGAGGAGGACGGCTTCGACCCGTCGGACATCGACTGGGCGCACTACCTGCAGGAGGTGCACTCCCCCAGCGTCACCGAGCTGATGCGCGGCTTCTCGCGCAGCCGCGGCGGCAGCAGGCGCACGGTCACTCCCTCGCTGCCGGAGCGCACCGACGTCGCGGCCGTGTTCGACCTCGAGGGCACGATCGTCGCCTCCAACCTGATCGAGTCCTATCTGTGGGCCCGCATGTCGTCGCTGCCGCGGTCCCAGTGGAGCGGTGAGCTCGCCGACCTGGCCCGCTCGCTCCCCAAGTACCTGCGGGCCGAGCGCCGCGACCGCGGCGACTTCGTCCGCGCGTTCCTGCGCCGCTACGAGGGCGCCGGCATGGACGAGCTGCGCGACCTCGTGGACGACGTCCTCGGCGACGCCCTGCTGCAACGCGTCATGCCCGAGGCCGTACGCCGGATCCGCGCCCACCGCGCCGCCGGGCACAAGACCATCCTGATCACCGGCACCGTGGACGTGTTCGTCCGGCCTCTCGCGGGCCTGTTCGACGAGGTCGTCGCGAGCCGGATGCACACCCGCGACGGCGTGCTCACCGGCTATCTGGACTCCCCGCCGCTGGTCGACGAGGCACGCGCCGCCTGGCTGCGCCGCCACGCGAGCGACACGGGCATCGACCTGGAGGGCTCGTACGCGTACGCGGACAGCTACTCCGACCGGCCGCTGCTGGAGGCCGTGGGCACCCCCGCGGCGGTTAACCCGGACCCGTCGCTGTACCGCCACGCCAAGCGCAAGCACTGGCGCATC